The following is a genomic window from Butyricimonas faecihominis.
AGAGAATGAAAATTACGAATATCTTTGGGAGATGGATGGGAAGAAAATAGCGGATACACGTGATTTGGGTATTCTTACCCCTTCAGACATGAGTTTCGGAAATAAAACATGTCGTTACACTGTGATTGATAAAGATAACGGGATGAAATATTATAAAAATTTTGCAGTAAATATCGTTTCTCCTTTTAATTGGGGGTATTACTTGTTAACAGAACGAGAGGATCATTCATCTGTGATTTCCTATTTTTCTGTTATGGATGGAAATGATAAATTTATCCAAACAACCTCAATAAGTGGTGTTGAGTTGGGTGATATGCCTCGCTCGTTAGCAGGAAAATTCGGACATATTTCTGCTTTAAAGGATTATTTCTGGACGATAACTTCCGTGACATCAGGAGGTGAGAATCCGGTTATTATAACTGAAAATGCGACTTTTATTCCCAATAATATTGTCAACACGAGTTGTTTTGTTGATCAGGAGTCTGGTTATGTTTTTGCTCCGGAATTTGCCCCTTTGAATAGGCAAGGGAATCAATTTTTTATAAGCCAGGGGAAGTTTATCAGTTATAATAAAGGTTTGCTCTATCGTCCTGCGAAACATGGCAAAGACTATTATTGGAGTGATCCGGTTTGGAGTCAGGCTGGTTATCCACATATGTTTGTTTTTGATAAACTTTCTCAGAAGTACTATACAATTCAATCTCAACCCAATGTGCCGGAAGAGGGTATCGTGGGGGATTCTTATGCTTATGATAAAGTTGTAGCCATTACAGATTGTCCCAGTTTTGAGGGGCATACGATTATCGGTACGATGGCAGAGTATGCGGCTCCTTGGGATGATGCGACAATCGTGACGGCTAGTTCGAATGGGATTAGTTTGATAAAAATATCTTATGCATATTCCACCGGTGAGAGCAAATGTGGATCTCCCGTTGTATTGCCCTTAGCTGGTGTGGATAGTGATTCTAAGGCTTTATTAGTAGGTAAGGATTGGTATTTTGCCGTGGGAAACAAGATTTATACTTCTCCCGTTTTATTACCGACTTTGGC
Proteins encoded in this region:
- a CDS encoding PKD-like family lipoprotein → MKSIYLLCIMLGVLFCRCAEDKGNYDYTPVDELTITGIDGTYTKIVGDSLKIPVTFEHTVQGENENYEYLWEMDGKKIADTRDLGILTPSDMSFGNKTCRYTVIDKDNGMKYYKNFAVNIVSPFNWGYYLLTEREDHSSVISYFSVMDGNDKFIQTTSISGVELGDMPRSLAGKFGHISALKDYFWTITSVTSGGENPVIITENATFIPNNIVNTSCFVDQESGYVFAPEFAPLNRQGNQFFISQGKFISYNKGLLYRPAKHGKDYYWSDPVWSQAGYPHMFVFDKLSQKYYTIQSQPNVPEEGIVGDSYAYDKVVAITDCPSFEGHTIIGTMAEYAAPWDDATIVTASSNGISLIKISYAYSTGESKCGSPVVLPLAGVDSDSKALLVGKDWYFAVGNKIYTSPVLLPTLADFVTIPEDCGKIVSMNSSAMQSLLVVATYNEKSSEELKGSVIFIDMQTKKQTVYKNVIHKCVSILSCNADPYGWEGYGDGK